Proteins found in one Serratia plymuthica genomic segment:
- a CDS encoding APC family permease, which produces MKEPAPEHKFKGNLSVLDVVMITASGVTPASSIFVIAPLAIASAGSGAFISFLIAAFIAATIALCYAELGAAHPSAGGEYSIIKRLFGTLCGLQTYLFILSAALFVPAVLATGAVPYLNTALGTQLDASTAGMITILIGGGCAIFNIKANALLTGTFLVVEVAVLGLIAWLGFSNPHQSADILTAPVMLNLEGVLSPVSVPLIVAMVGVALFSYNGYGAAVYMAEDMREQGKPMATAIMLTLAIVVLVELLPFTALLIGAPSLADMAKQADPVGYVVSQLGGPTLARVVSGAIYLSVFNAIIAIVAQFSRMMFSSGRDGFWLPQVNRALKKIHPRFGTPWIATLLFGIPSALLAFCSNLGDLTSFTVILLLLVYIIMAVAALISRRRARFHHPYLMPLWPLPVVIALLGCLYVLWTILIASSLKDFIIIAGILCFGLTLSYMRNRQAAPLVEPSIEGE; this is translated from the coding sequence ATGAAAGAGCCCGCACCAGAACATAAATTCAAAGGCAATCTCAGCGTCCTGGATGTGGTGATGATTACCGCCTCCGGCGTCACGCCGGCCAGCTCGATCTTCGTCATTGCCCCACTGGCGATCGCCAGCGCCGGCAGCGGCGCTTTTATCTCATTCCTGATCGCCGCCTTTATCGCCGCGACCATCGCCCTGTGTTACGCCGAGCTAGGTGCCGCCCACCCCAGCGCCGGCGGCGAATACAGCATTATCAAACGGTTGTTCGGCACCCTGTGCGGGCTGCAAACCTATTTGTTTATCCTCAGCGCCGCGCTGTTTGTGCCGGCAGTGCTGGCCACCGGTGCAGTGCCCTATCTGAACACCGCGTTGGGTACCCAACTCGACGCCTCCACCGCCGGCATGATCACCATCCTGATCGGCGGCGGCTGCGCCATTTTCAATATCAAAGCCAACGCCCTGCTGACCGGCACCTTCCTGGTGGTCGAGGTCGCGGTGCTGGGATTGATCGCCTGGCTGGGGTTCAGCAATCCGCACCAGAGCGCAGACATACTCACCGCACCGGTCATGCTCAATCTCGAAGGGGTTTTGTCGCCGGTTTCCGTGCCCTTGATCGTCGCCATGGTCGGCGTCGCGCTGTTTTCCTACAACGGCTACGGGGCGGCGGTGTATATGGCGGAGGATATGCGTGAACAGGGCAAACCTATGGCAACCGCCATCATGCTGACGCTGGCGATCGTGGTGCTGGTCGAGCTATTGCCCTTCACCGCTCTGCTGATCGGCGCGCCCTCGTTAGCCGACATGGCCAAACAGGCCGATCCGGTCGGCTATGTGGTCAGCCAACTGGGCGGCCCGACGCTGGCGCGAGTGGTCAGCGGCGCGATTTACCTGTCGGTGTTCAACGCCATTATCGCCATCGTGGCACAGTTCAGCCGGATGATGTTCTCCAGCGGGCGTGATGGCTTTTGGCTCCCGCAGGTGAATCGGGCGTTGAAAAAAATCCATCCTCGCTTCGGCACGCCATGGATCGCCACCCTGCTGTTCGGCATCCCCTCGGCGCTGCTGGCCTTTTGCTCCAACCTTGGCGATCTGACCTCCTTTACCGTGATCCTGCTGCTGTTGGTATACATCATCATGGCGGTAGCCGCGCTGATCAGCCGCCGCCGGGCGCGCTTCCATCACCCGTACCTGATGCCGCTGTGGCCGCTGCCGGTGGTGATCGCCTTGCTCGGCTGCCTGTACGTACTGTGGACAATTTTAATCGCCAGCAGCCTGAAAGACTTTATTATCATTGCCGGCATCCTCTGTTTTGGTCTGACGCTGAGCTACATGCGCAACCGGCAGGCCGCCCCCCTTGTTGAACCCTCGATTGAAGGAGAATAG
- a CDS encoding LysR family transcriptional regulator translates to MQVKKRALLGQLSDMDLRLLRVFKAVVDCGGMSAAELELNISLSTISKHIKDLEQRLGLTLCQRGREGFAVTDEGLLIYQETTNLLAATEAFRRGVDDVHRRMGGQLHVAIFDHTVSNPQAHIGRAIALFSERAPDVSLQMYVEPINTIERGVIDGQFQIGVIPMHRSAESLSYSSLFNERMFLYCGTQHELFSSPHDMLNWDLLHNYAFAGLGYHSPNMALSLQQHLQRKATGFAQESIATLILSGKYVGFLPDHYAAFFVAQNMMRAIKPELFRYHCEYSCVVRRSPSPQRVVKVFHECLLAAHEAG, encoded by the coding sequence ATGCAAGTAAAAAAACGCGCGCTTTTAGGGCAGTTGTCGGATATGGATCTGCGGTTGCTGCGGGTGTTTAAAGCGGTGGTCGACTGCGGAGGAATGAGCGCCGCCGAGCTGGAGCTGAATATCAGCCTGTCGACCATCAGCAAACATATCAAGGATCTGGAGCAAAGGCTGGGGCTGACGCTGTGCCAACGCGGGCGGGAAGGTTTCGCCGTCACCGATGAAGGGCTGTTGATTTACCAGGAAACCACCAACCTGCTGGCGGCCACCGAGGCTTTCCGCCGTGGGGTGGATGACGTGCATCGACGCATGGGCGGCCAGCTGCACGTGGCAATATTTGATCATACCGTCAGTAATCCGCAGGCGCATATCGGCCGGGCAATTGCGTTATTCAGCGAGCGTGCGCCGGATGTGTCTTTGCAAATGTACGTGGAACCGATAAATACCATTGAGCGTGGCGTTATTGACGGGCAGTTTCAGATTGGCGTTATTCCAATGCACCGCAGTGCGGAAAGTTTATCTTATAGTTCTTTATTCAATGAGAGGATGTTCTTATATTGCGGCACGCAGCATGAGTTATTTTCCTCTCCTCACGATATGCTGAATTGGGATCTGTTGCACAATTATGCCTTTGCAGGGTTGGGCTACCATTCGCCGAATATGGCGTTAAGTTTGCAGCAGCATTTGCAGCGCAAGGCGACGGGTTTTGCTCAGGAGTCGATAGCGACCTTAATCCTCTCCGGCAAGTATGTCGGCTTTCTTCCCGACCACTATGCGGCGTTTTTCGTCGCGCAGAACATGATGCGGGCAATCAAACCGGAGCTGTTCCGCTACCACTGCGAATATTCCTGCGTGGTACGGCGTTCACCCAGCCCGCAACGGGTGGTGAAGGTATTCCACGAGTGCCTGCTGGCGGCGCATGAGGCGGGGTGA
- a CDS encoding TonB-dependent receptor family protein, which yields MKSFNRSGIYLAVMSAMLPGAALAADATDVGTISVKGQSLGGGMMVQDDSAKARSTVTKEAMDKMPAAANAIDKLKYTPGLNVNSNDASGLSGVDYTMRGMNSDQIGLSMDGIPINDSGNYAVYPNLLGDSENLEEVFVTQGSSEVDGPHIGSSGGNIGMVTRRPAKDFGGFVKQTLGSNNLSKTFARLETGEYNGFSNWLSYSHTEAKKWRGEGRNYSDKFEMNSLYEDGNGNSSNLIMKYNRQNNVNYNTLSKAQFESDGRDTDYATTPEYNSKGQLNKYYKLNRNPFDTFTLSFTQKLQLRDNLSLTLQPYYYWGNGGSFTGQTASVLSKTSDKAGQYDLSNLQSNTYYRPSWTQTWRPGITTKLKWDINDQHSLDIGYWYERARQLQTQPFIGIKDDGNPAQISGKPGGSDQVQDANGNTVQGRNQYTITPAQKVWLQDTWYATPDWTFVGGLAYQYVERKGDNRGSLYNVPEKRDATYHEFLPNFSASYKLNQENQVFYNLTRNMRTPPNYVLYNVGDSISTKPELSWNHELGWRFQQEDMLMSATLFYMRYSDRQISTTNSSGDYEMMNIGNVENKGLELEWSGQLPHNFNYYTSYTYTQSKQKSDIVSNGGLPLPTSGKEVPNVPKNLLNMTLGYDDGLYYGSVSGKYVSSFYGDLTNDEKIGGRTVFDLAAGVHLPVDKKIIKSAALRFGVSNLFDKEYLTSVRTTTFNAAPYGGVKASTPYYNVGEERTFSVSLEATF from the coding sequence ATGAAGTCTTTCAATCGATCTGGGATTTATCTGGCGGTGATGTCGGCGATGCTGCCGGGCGCGGCGCTGGCGGCGGACGCCACCGACGTCGGTACCATCAGCGTGAAGGGGCAGTCGCTGGGCGGCGGCATGATGGTGCAGGACGACAGCGCCAAGGCGCGCTCCACCGTCACCAAAGAGGCGATGGACAAAATGCCCGCGGCGGCCAACGCCATCGACAAGCTGAAGTACACGCCGGGCCTGAACGTCAACAGCAACGACGCCAGCGGCCTGAGCGGCGTCGATTACACCATGCGCGGCATGAACTCGGATCAGATTGGCCTGTCGATGGACGGTATCCCGATCAACGACTCCGGCAACTATGCGGTTTACCCGAACCTGCTGGGCGACTCGGAAAACCTGGAAGAAGTGTTCGTCACCCAGGGATCCTCCGAGGTGGACGGCCCGCATATCGGCTCCAGCGGCGGCAATATCGGCATGGTAACGCGCCGCCCGGCAAAAGATTTCGGCGGTTTCGTCAAGCAGACGCTGGGCAGCAACAACCTGAGTAAGACCTTTGCCCGTTTGGAAACCGGCGAGTACAACGGTTTCAGCAACTGGCTCTCCTACTCGCATACCGAGGCGAAAAAGTGGCGCGGTGAAGGGCGCAACTATTCCGATAAGTTCGAAATGAACTCGCTGTACGAAGACGGCAACGGCAACAGCAGCAATCTGATCATGAAGTACAACCGTCAAAATAACGTCAACTACAACACCCTGAGCAAGGCGCAGTTCGAAAGCGACGGGCGTGATACCGACTATGCCACCACGCCGGAATACAACAGCAAGGGCCAGTTGAACAAGTACTACAAGCTCAACCGCAACCCGTTCGATACCTTCACCCTGTCATTCACCCAAAAATTGCAGCTGCGCGACAATCTGTCGCTGACCCTGCAGCCGTATTATTACTGGGGCAACGGCGGCAGCTTCACCGGCCAGACGGCGTCGGTGCTGTCCAAAACGTCGGACAAGGCCGGGCAGTACGATCTCAGCAATTTGCAGTCCAACACCTATTACCGCCCATCCTGGACCCAGACCTGGCGCCCCGGGATTACCACCAAGTTGAAGTGGGACATCAACGACCAGCACAGCCTGGATATCGGCTACTGGTATGAACGTGCGCGTCAGTTGCAGACCCAGCCGTTTATCGGCATCAAGGACGACGGCAACCCGGCGCAGATTTCGGGCAAACCGGGCGGTTCCGATCAGGTGCAGGATGCCAACGGCAACACCGTGCAAGGCCGTAACCAATACACCATCACCCCGGCGCAGAAAGTGTGGCTGCAGGATACCTGGTACGCCACGCCAGACTGGACCTTCGTCGGCGGGCTGGCCTATCAGTACGTGGAACGTAAAGGGGACAACCGGGGCAGCCTGTACAACGTGCCGGAGAAGCGCGATGCCACTTACCACGAGTTCCTGCCGAACTTCAGCGCCAGCTACAAGCTGAACCAGGAAAATCAGGTGTTCTATAACCTGACGCGCAACATGCGCACTCCACCGAACTACGTGCTGTACAACGTCGGCGACTCGATCAGCACCAAGCCGGAGTTGAGCTGGAACCACGAGCTGGGCTGGCGTTTCCAGCAGGAAGACATGCTGATGAGCGCCACGCTGTTCTATATGCGCTACAGCGATCGTCAAATCTCCACCACCAACTCGTCCGGCGACTACGAGATGATGAACATCGGCAACGTAGAGAACAAGGGGCTGGAGCTGGAGTGGAGTGGCCAACTGCCGCACAACTTTAATTACTACACCTCATACACCTATACCCAGTCGAAGCAGAAGAGCGACATCGTCAGCAACGGCGGTTTGCCGCTGCCGACGTCCGGCAAAGAGGTGCCGAATGTGCCGAAAAACCTGCTGAACATGACGCTGGGCTACGACGACGGCCTGTATTACGGCAGCGTCAGCGGCAAATACGTCAGTTCGTTCTACGGCGATCTGACCAACGACGAGAAGATCGGCGGCCGCACGGTGTTCGATCTGGCGGCGGGGGTGCATTTGCCGGTGGACAAGAAAATCATCAAAAGTGCAGCGCTGCGCTTTGGCGTCAGCAACCTGTTTGACAAGGAATACCTGACCTCGGTACGTACCACCACCTTCAACGCAGCGCCTTATGGCGGCGTGAAAGCCAGTACGCCGTATTACAACGTCGGGGAAGAACGTACCTTCAGCGTATCGCTGGAAGCCACCTTTTAA
- a CDS encoding aspartate aminotransferase family protein, with the protein MADLHHSENKPDREWLEAHWMPFTGNRNFKANPRMISHAEGVYYTSQDGRKIFDGLSGLWCCGLGHGRQEIADAAHRQLSRLDYSPAFQFGHSLSFELANKIKAMTPAGLDYVFFTGSGSEAADTSLKMARAYWRAKGQAGKTCFIGREKGYHGVNFGGISVGGIAGNRKAFGAGAEADHLPHTLLAGNAFSRGMPAQGAELAEELNRIIALRDASTIAAVIIEPFSGSAGVIVPPIGYLQRIREICSQNNILLIFDEVITAFGRCGALTGAEAFGVTPDIMNIAKQVTNGAQPMGAVVVQPAIYDAFMHTDEPEYLLEFPHGYTYSAHPVSCAVGLATLDIIEREQMIERVQALAPYFEQAVHGLQGCKHVTDIRNVGLAAGITLAARPGEAARRPYEAAMHCWKNGFYVRYGGDTLQLAPPFISSEAQIDSLINALGDALNATE; encoded by the coding sequence ATGGCTGATTTACATCACTCTGAAAATAAACCCGATCGTGAATGGTTAGAAGCCCATTGGATGCCGTTTACCGGCAACCGTAATTTTAAAGCCAACCCAAGAATGATCAGTCACGCTGAAGGCGTTTATTATACCAGCCAGGATGGGCGTAAAATCTTCGACGGTTTATCCGGCCTGTGGTGCTGCGGATTAGGCCACGGCCGCCAGGAAATTGCCGATGCGGCCCACCGTCAACTTTCTCGGTTGGATTATTCCCCGGCGTTTCAATTCGGTCATTCATTATCTTTCGAACTGGCGAATAAAATTAAGGCCATGACGCCGGCCGGGCTGGATTATGTATTTTTCACCGGCTCCGGCTCAGAAGCGGCCGACACCTCGTTAAAAATGGCGCGCGCCTACTGGCGGGCCAAAGGCCAGGCAGGAAAAACCTGTTTTATCGGCCGTGAAAAGGGCTACCACGGCGTTAACTTTGGCGGTATTTCGGTGGGCGGCATCGCCGGTAACCGCAAGGCCTTTGGCGCAGGAGCGGAAGCGGACCACCTGCCGCATACCCTGCTGGCGGGTAACGCCTTTTCGCGCGGCATGCCCGCGCAGGGCGCCGAACTGGCGGAAGAGCTGAATCGAATTATCGCGCTGCGCGATGCGTCGACCATCGCGGCCGTGATTATCGAGCCCTTCTCCGGCTCCGCCGGGGTGATAGTGCCGCCAATCGGTTATCTGCAACGTATCCGAGAAATTTGCAGCCAAAACAACATCCTGCTTATTTTTGACGAAGTGATCACCGCCTTCGGCCGCTGTGGCGCCTTGACCGGCGCCGAGGCGTTCGGCGTCACGCCGGACATCATGAACATCGCCAAACAGGTGACCAACGGCGCGCAGCCGATGGGCGCGGTGGTCGTCCAACCGGCGATTTACGATGCCTTCATGCACACCGACGAGCCGGAGTACCTGCTCGAATTCCCGCACGGTTATACCTATTCCGCCCACCCGGTCAGCTGTGCCGTGGGGCTGGCGACGCTGGATATCATTGAGCGCGAACAGATGATCGAACGGGTACAGGCGCTGGCCCCCTATTTCGAACAGGCGGTACATGGCTTGCAAGGCTGCAAGCACGTCACCGATATCCGCAATGTTGGCCTGGCGGCGGGCATCACGCTGGCGGCGCGGCCAGGGGAAGCGGCGCGCAGGCCATATGAGGCGGCGATGCACTGCTGGAAAAACGGGTTTTACGTCCGCTATGGCGGCGACACCCTGCAACTGGCCCCGCCGTTTATCAGCAGCGAGGCGCAGATCGACTCGCTGATCAACGCCCTGGGCGACGCCCTCAACGCAACCGAATAA
- a CDS encoding P1 family peptidase, with protein sequence MSQRAQELGIIIGQGTPGPLNAITDVPGVRVGHAGIHADLADGRSVRTGVTVIEPRSGQARQSPCFAGVHVLNGNGDATGLEWIREAGLLTSPIAFTNTHSVGVVRDRLIALEREALPPGDDAVYWSMPVVMETFDGLLNDINGFHVKPDHVRQALQAAHDGLPQEGAVGGGSGMICHEFKGGIGTASRRLPADRGGWTVGAIVQANHGKRASLLVGGYPVGRHLGHIHSPFTPQLPHPGMGSIVVTLATDAPLLPHQCTRLAQRASIGIARTGGGTEDSSGDIFLAFATGNDGLPPADYANKGAFTTPLRMVNNDYISDLFAAAADAVEEAIINALLAANTLSGNGHRAEGLSAEQLLIALEKAGWRR encoded by the coding sequence ATGTCGCAACGCGCTCAGGAGTTGGGGATTATCATCGGACAGGGCACGCCCGGTCCGCTGAACGCCATCACCGACGTGCCCGGCGTTCGCGTCGGCCACGCCGGCATCCACGCCGATCTGGCCGATGGCCGCAGCGTGCGCACCGGCGTCACGGTGATCGAACCGCGTAGCGGCCAGGCGCGGCAGTCACCCTGCTTTGCCGGCGTTCACGTGCTTAACGGCAACGGCGACGCCACCGGCCTGGAGTGGATCCGCGAAGCCGGCCTGCTCACCAGCCCGATCGCCTTCACCAACACCCACAGCGTCGGCGTCGTGCGCGACAGACTGATCGCGCTGGAACGCGAAGCCTTGCCGCCGGGTGACGACGCGGTGTACTGGAGCATGCCGGTGGTGATGGAAACCTTCGACGGTCTGCTGAACGACATCAACGGTTTTCACGTCAAACCCGATCACGTGCGGCAGGCCTTGCAGGCAGCGCATGACGGGCTGCCACAGGAAGGAGCGGTAGGTGGCGGCAGCGGCATGATCTGCCATGAATTCAAAGGCGGTATCGGCACCGCTTCGCGCCGCCTGCCTGCCGATCGCGGCGGCTGGACGGTGGGTGCCATCGTGCAGGCCAACCACGGTAAACGCGCATCGCTGTTGGTGGGTGGATATCCGGTGGGCCGCCATCTGGGGCATATCCACTCGCCGTTCACCCCGCAACTGCCGCATCCCGGCATGGGGTCGATCGTCGTTACGCTCGCTACCGACGCGCCGCTGTTGCCGCATCAGTGTACCCGCCTGGCCCAGCGCGCCAGTATCGGCATAGCCCGGACCGGCGGCGGCACCGAGGACTCGAGCGGCGATATTTTTCTCGCCTTCGCCACCGGCAACGACGGCCTGCCCCCCGCCGACTACGCCAACAAAGGCGCGTTCACTACCCCGTTGCGCATGGTGAATAACGATTACATTTCCGATCTGTTTGCGGCGGCGGCCGACGCGGTGGAAGAGGCGATAATCAATGCCCTGCTGGCGGCCAATACCCTTTCCGGCAACGGCCATCGGGCGGAAGGGCTAAGCGCGGAGCAGTTGCTTATCGCACTGGAGAAGGCCGGCTGGCGGCGGTGA
- a CDS encoding CoA-acylating methylmalonate-semialdehyde dehydrogenase — MPISHWINGQAAAGGTRSQSVFDPATGLSHRQVLLADPATVESAIDAAERAYPAWRDTPPLKRARIMIRLKALLEQHAEHICRLITAEHGKVLSDAMGELQRGIENIEYASYAPELLKGEHSKDAGPGIDSWSEFQPLGVVAGITPFNFPAMVPLWMWPMAVVCGNTFVLKPSERVPSSTLYIAQLASEAGLPPGVLNVVNGDREAVDTLLHDARVKAVSFVGSTPVAEHIYHTGCGQNKRVQALGGAKNHAVVLPDADIAGSVNALMGAAFGSCGQRCMAIPLVVAVGDDTADALIAGLRQQMSAMRVGIGSDNRNDMGPLVTQQHYQKVKGYIEQGVEEGATLVVDGRTLAVRDDDGQISQGYFLGPTLFDNVRPGMRIYQEEIFGPVLGVVRVGTLQEAMAMIDAHEYGNGTCLFTRDGEAARYFSSHIQVGMVGINVALPVPVAYHSFGGWKRSLFGDLHAYGPDAVRFYTKRKTITQRWPSSSDAQHAIFSFPSGQG; from the coding sequence ATGCCCATTTCACATTGGATCAACGGCCAGGCCGCCGCCGGCGGCACCCGCAGTCAATCGGTGTTCGATCCGGCGACCGGGCTTTCGCACCGGCAGGTGCTGCTGGCAGACCCCGCCACGGTGGAAAGCGCCATCGACGCCGCAGAGCGGGCTTACCCAGCCTGGCGGGACACCCCGCCGCTGAAGCGCGCCAGGATCATGATTCGCCTGAAAGCGCTGCTGGAACAGCACGCAGAGCATATCTGCCGGCTGATTACCGCTGAACACGGCAAGGTGCTCAGCGATGCCATGGGCGAATTGCAGCGCGGCATCGAGAATATCGAATACGCCAGCTATGCGCCGGAATTGCTGAAAGGCGAGCACAGCAAGGACGCCGGGCCGGGTATCGACAGCTGGAGCGAGTTTCAGCCGCTGGGGGTAGTGGCGGGCATCACGCCGTTCAACTTCCCGGCCATGGTGCCGCTGTGGATGTGGCCGATGGCGGTGGTGTGCGGCAATACCTTTGTGCTGAAACCGTCCGAACGCGTCCCCTCCTCCACGCTGTATATCGCCCAGTTGGCTTCAGAAGCCGGGCTGCCGCCCGGGGTGCTGAACGTCGTCAACGGCGATCGCGAAGCGGTGGACACCCTGCTGCACGATGCGCGCGTCAAGGCGGTGAGCTTTGTCGGTTCGACGCCGGTGGCGGAGCACATCTACCATACCGGCTGCGGCCAAAATAAACGGGTGCAGGCGCTGGGCGGCGCGAAAAACCACGCGGTGGTGCTGCCGGACGCCGACATCGCAGGCAGCGTCAACGCCTTGATGGGTGCGGCATTCGGCTCCTGCGGCCAGCGCTGCATGGCAATCCCGTTGGTGGTCGCCGTGGGGGATGACACCGCCGACGCATTGATTGCCGGGCTGCGGCAGCAAATGTCCGCCATGCGCGTCGGTATCGGCAGCGACAATCGCAACGACATGGGGCCATTGGTCACTCAACAGCATTATCAGAAGGTGAAAGGCTATATCGAACAAGGCGTTGAAGAAGGCGCAACCCTGGTGGTCGATGGCCGTACGTTGGCGGTGCGGGATGACGACGGGCAAATCAGCCAGGGCTATTTCCTCGGCCCTACGCTGTTCGATAACGTGCGTCCCGGCATGCGGATTTACCAGGAGGAGATCTTCGGCCCGGTGCTGGGCGTGGTGCGCGTCGGCACGCTGCAGGAGGCGATGGCGATGATTGACGCCCACGAATACGGCAACGGCACCTGCCTGTTCACCCGCGACGGCGAGGCGGCGCGTTATTTTTCCAGCCATATTCAGGTCGGCATGGTAGGCATCAACGTTGCGCTGCCGGTCCCGGTGGCCTACCACTCGTTTGGCGGGTGGAAGCGATCGCTGTTTGGCGATCTGCACGCCTACGGCCCGGATGCCGTCCGGTTTTACACCAAACGCAAAACCATCACCCAGCGCTGGCCTTCGTCCAGCGACGCCCAACATGCCATCTTCAGCTTCCCGTCCGGGCAGGGGTAA
- a CDS encoding phospholipase D-like domain-containing protein has product MPNGHQPRRPFGRLYTALWGGCLLMLSQSAAARFDIPGYELVYTAPVETALRADDLRNTAEVWQQMFDAAKTRIDLGQFYVANQQGSLLDGVLQHLKAAGERGVKIRFLMEEKGIRISTPETLEQLKAIPNLELRIIPYQRLSGGILHAKYLLVDGEQAFVGSQNFDWRALEHIHETGLRISDAGVVGQIQAIFEQDWRAQALLTADKPVPELAYQPTAATPQGNYLVASPRAYNPAGVIDSQVELPRLLAGAKQRVRVQVMDYAPLSYGPEHSRPYYAVIDNALRSAAARGVQIELMVANWNTKKPDIAWLKSLALVPNVQIKVVTIPPASHGFIPFARVIHSKLMTIDGETAWVGTSNWTGGYLDNSRNLELVLHSPAMSQRLDNLYSQLWDSVYAEPLKLDYDYPPPKPGGES; this is encoded by the coding sequence ATGCCTAATGGCCATCAACCACGGCGGCCATTTGGCCGCCTTTACACGGCGTTATGGGGTGGCTGTCTGTTGATGTTGAGCCAGAGTGCGGCGGCGCGTTTTGATATTCCCGGCTATGAGCTGGTGTATACCGCGCCGGTGGAAACCGCGTTGCGGGCGGATGACCTGCGCAACACCGCCGAGGTGTGGCAGCAGATGTTCGATGCGGCGAAAACCCGCATCGATCTGGGGCAGTTTTATGTGGCGAACCAACAGGGTTCGCTGCTGGACGGCGTGCTGCAACACCTGAAAGCGGCGGGTGAGCGCGGGGTAAAAATCCGTTTTCTGATGGAAGAGAAGGGGATACGCATCTCCACCCCGGAGACGCTGGAACAGCTGAAGGCGATCCCCAACCTGGAGCTGCGCATTATTCCTTACCAGCGGTTGAGCGGCGGCATCCTGCATGCCAAATACCTGCTGGTGGACGGCGAGCAGGCGTTTGTCGGTAGCCAGAACTTCGACTGGCGGGCGCTGGAACATATTCATGAAACCGGGCTGCGCATCAGCGATGCCGGGGTTGTCGGGCAGATCCAGGCGATCTTCGAGCAGGACTGGCGGGCGCAGGCGTTGCTGACGGCGGATAAACCGGTGCCGGAGCTGGCGTATCAGCCCACGGCGGCAACGCCGCAGGGCAACTATCTGGTCGCCAGCCCGCGTGCCTATAACCCGGCCGGCGTGATTGACTCGCAGGTTGAGCTGCCGCGCCTGCTGGCGGGCGCCAAACAGCGGGTGCGGGTGCAGGTGATGGACTATGCGCCGTTGTCGTATGGCCCGGAGCACAGCCGGCCTTATTACGCTGTCATCGACAATGCCCTGCGCAGCGCCGCCGCGCGCGGCGTGCAGATCGAGCTGATGGTGGCCAACTGGAACACCAAAAAACCGGATATCGCCTGGCTGAAAAGCCTGGCGCTGGTGCCGAACGTGCAGATAAAGGTGGTGACCATTCCGCCGGCAAGCCACGGATTTATCCCGTTCGCCCGGGTGATCCACAGCAAGCTGATGACTATCGACGGCGAAACCGCCTGGGTGGGCACCAGCAACTGGACCGGCGGCTATCTGGATAACTCGCGCAACCTGGAACTGGTGCTGCACAGCCCGGCGATGAGCCAGCGGCTGGACAACCTCTATAGCCAGTTGTGGGACAGCGTTTACGCCGAACCGCTAAAACTGGATTACGACTATCCGCCACCCAAGCCGGGCGGCGAGTCCTGA
- a CDS encoding MotA/TolQ/ExbB proton channel family protein yields the protein MNANLLHDIIFYVMYAALAIALVIIIERALYFAYTQRQARRLEQALTPDVHRAADLPDELTQRNSLPLAVIAPVLEQKHRAGDREAIGDLVDAQYLLSKPLMARGLWLLETIVTAAPLLGLLGTVMGIIETFKALAASGVSEPSLVSAGMGTALYATGLGIAIALLCLVGNNYLQSRMERINELLKVLLIRAGAPASRPENGSREQWVDSEAPRYA from the coding sequence ATGAATGCCAATCTGTTGCACGACATTATTTTCTACGTGATGTACGCCGCGCTGGCGATTGCGCTGGTGATCATTATCGAACGCGCGCTGTATTTCGCCTACACCCAGCGCCAGGCCCGTCGTCTGGAGCAGGCGCTGACACCGGACGTGCATCGCGCCGCCGATCTGCCGGACGAACTGACCCAGCGCAACAGCCTGCCGCTGGCGGTGATCGCGCCGGTACTGGAGCAGAAGCACCGCGCCGGTGACCGCGAAGCGATAGGCGATCTGGTCGACGCGCAGTACCTGTTGAGCAAACCGCTGATGGCGCGTGGCCTGTGGCTGCTGGAAACCATCGTTACCGCCGCTCCGCTGCTGGGGCTGTTGGGGACGGTGATGGGGATTATCGAAACCTTTAAGGCGCTGGCCGCTTCCGGGGTGTCGGAGCCGAGCCTGGTGTCTGCCGGGATGGGGACCGCGCTGTACGCCACCGGGCTGGGGATCGCCATCGCGCTGCTGTGCCTGGTGGGCAACAACTACCTGCAAAGCCGCATGGAGCGCATCAACGAACTGCTGAAGGTGCTGTTGATCCGTGCCGGTGCGCCGGCCAGCCGCCCGGAAAACGGCAGCCGCGAGCAATGGGTTGACAGTGAGGCGCCGCGCTATGCCTAA